A window of Bradyrhizobium diazoefficiens genomic DNA:
TTGCTCGCGTAATTTACGTTAATAGCAATGGGTTGCACTTATTAATTGCGTCAAATGCTATTGGTTTCACCATGGCAAAACCGTGGCAATTCTTCCCGACATGAGCAAGCTGACCGTCACGGCGGACCGCCTGGGGCTCTGGAGCATCAGCACGGCCCGGCTGATCAACGTGTCGCGTGCAGCGCTCGCGGTCGTTGCAGTCGTCGCCATGTATCTCGATCCGACGCAGCCGTCGCGACTTGCGGATGTCGCCTACGACGTGCTGGCGTTCTATCTGGCATTCGCGTTGCTCGTTCTCGTCCTCGACGTGGCGGGCAAGGAGATGCCGGCACTGAACGTCGGCCTGCACTTCGTCGATCTCGGCGTCTGCAGCATCGTGCTCTACTTCACGGAGGGGCCGAGCAGTCCGTTCTTCGTTTTCTTCACGTTCGTCCTGCTCGCAGCGACCATGCGCTGGGATTGGCCCAGCGTGAGCGCGACTGCGATCCTGCTCATCATGCTGTTCGTCGCGATCAGCATCGCGATCGAGGCGTCGAGCCCGGACCCGATCGAAGACCTCAACCTCCTGATGATGCGGGTGACCTATCTGGTCATGGTGGGCGTCATGCTCACCTTCGTCGGCGCCTACCGGATGCGGGTGCGCCAGCGCATCAAGATCCTGGCCTCCTGGCCTCCGGAACAGGCGATGACGTCGCGGCATCCACCGCTGCAGCGCTCTCTGATGCATGCCGTCGACGTCATGCAGGCCAGGCGAGCGCTGGTGATCTGGGAGGCGTTCGACGAGCCCTATGCCTGCGTTGCCGCGATGGCCGATGGGGAGTATCGGACCGGGGAGCTTTCCGCGATAAATTGGCAGGCGTCCGAACTGCGGCCCGGCAGTTTCGTGGTGCGTGCCGGGGGATCTGGCGGGGCCGTAATTCGAGGGTTGCTGGACCATCTCGGCGACGCATCCGGCGAGGAGACCCTCAAAGAGCCGTTCACATACAGTGTGGCCGCGGCCGCTCCCTTCGCACAGGAAAAGTTTCGCGGCCTGGTGCTTCTGTTCGATCCTCAGCCGCTCGATGACGAGTTGCTGGTCGAACTTGCGGAGATCGTCGCTCACCGGATCGGAATCGAAATCGAGCATTATCTGCTGCGCTCCGACCTGGAGGACGTGGTCGCCGAGCGCGAGCGGATTCGGCTGGCGCGAGACATCCACGACGACGTGCTTCAGGCCTTCACGGCGGCGCGCCTTCAGCTCAACGCCATCGCACGGCCGCTAGGCGGCGAGACGCGGCAAGGCCTCGACAGGATATCGGCTCTGCTGGCCGAGCAGCAGCACCGGATCCGCCTGATTCTCGATCCCGATCTCAAACGCATGGCGGGCCAGACTCATCCCGATGCTCTCGATCGGTGCCTGCGGGCCGCGGTGTCGGACGTCAGGGAGCAGTGGGATTGCGAAGTCAGGTTGAAGGTGACCCCAGGGGATGCGGTGATCCCCTCCGACCTTTGCCAGGACCTGGCCTTCCTGTTGCACGAGTCGGCGGCCAATGCGGTTCGGCACGGCAGCGCAACATGCATCGAGATCGAGGCCGAGCGCGCGCACGGATCGCTGTCGGTGAACATCAGGGATAACGGCTCCGGCTTTGCCGGACTTTTCGGCAGCTTCCGGCACGAGGAGATCGCCGCGCGTTCCCCGCGGCCGGCCTCGATCCTTCACCGGGTGGAATCACTCGGCGGAAGACTGACGCTGGAAACAAGCGAGCGGGGCAGTGGGTTGCGGATCGAGTTGAGCGTGCGATGACGGATCTGCAGCAGCGTATCGTTTTGGCGGATGATCACCCGCTGGTCCTGTTCGGCCTGATCAAAATGCTGGAGACCGCGCCGGGGCTCGATATCGTGGCTCGCTGCGAGGATGGACAAGGGGCCCTGGAGCAGATTAGGGCACAGCGTCCGGAACTCGCGCTGATCGATGTCCACTTGCCGAAGCTCGACGGGCTCGAGGTGCTGGCGGCGGTCCGCAAGGAGCTGCTCCCGACGCGGATCATCCTCTTGAGCGCATCGATGTCGGACCATGAAATCCGTTCGGCCGTGCTGGGCGGAGCGCAAGGCCTGGTTCTGAAGGAGAGCGCGCCCGAGACCTTGCTCGCCTGTCTTCGGGAGGTCGCCGAGGGGCGGTCATGGTTTCAGGCCGGTGTCGTAACGCTGGCCTTTGAGCGCGAAATCGACCGCCTTCAGCAACATCTCGAGATGGTGAAGCCACTGACGCCCCGGGAGGCAGAGCTGACGCTGCTGGTCGGTTCGCAGATGTCCAACAAGGAGATCGCGAACCGGTTGTCGCTGGCCGAGGGCACGGTCAAGATCCATCTCCACAACATCTATCGCAAGCTGGAGATTCGGAAACGGTCTAAACTCGTCGAGTTCGCGATCACCTGCAGCGAGCCGCTGAGCCAATTGGCAGCGTTGCGATGAAGCGATCAAACATCTTTGAAATCCCGCCTCAAATGTCCTGGGATGAAGGACGACGATGTGATCGCCTGCGAGGACCGTTTGATCGGGCAGATGCGGCTGCTGCCGGATGCTTCCGCGCTCTTGAAGCAGACCTCGCCCGCTTCGAGCGGGACTGGGAGCTCGGGCAGGTGGCGCTGCCCCGCGGGATGAAAACATTGCGACAGATCTGGCCTGAGGTGCTTGACGGTGATTCGGCTGATATCGTCCGGTTCTGACTCCGTGCCCCTGAGGCGCCGCATCGCCCGAAAGACCATCAACTGATGCGCCCCGTGCTCGCCGTGCTTGCGTGCTGCCTGCTTTCTGCGTGCGGAGCCGCGCGCCAGGCGGCTCTGGAAGAGGATGCGGAGCCCGCCCTCAGCCTCGCCGATGCGCTTGCCAACTGCCGCAACCTCTTTCCCGATCAGATTGCGCCAGCCGTATTGCGGGCGGATTGCTTCGTGAAGGCCACTGAAACCACCGTGCGGCCGACGCTGTCGTTCCCGGAACTGCTGGACGAGGAGAACCTGTTGCGCAAATCTCTTGCCGACCAGATCCAGAGCGGCAGGGTCTCGCTGCTGGAACGCAACGCCCAGATGGTCAAGAGTCACGCCGCGATCGTGCACGAAGAGGCGGGCAGACTG
This region includes:
- a CDS encoding histidine kinase, with amino-acid sequence MSKLTVTADRLGLWSISTARLINVSRAALAVVAVVAMYLDPTQPSRLADVAYDVLAFYLAFALLVLVLDVAGKEMPALNVGLHFVDLGVCSIVLYFTEGPSSPFFVFFTFVLLAATMRWDWPSVSATAILLIMLFVAISIAIEASSPDPIEDLNLLMMRVTYLVMVGVMLTFVGAYRMRVRQRIKILASWPPEQAMTSRHPPLQRSLMHAVDVMQARRALVIWEAFDEPYACVAAMADGEYRTGELSAINWQASELRPGSFVVRAGGSGGAVIRGLLDHLGDASGEETLKEPFTYSVAAAAPFAQEKFRGLVLLFDPQPLDDELLVELAEIVAHRIGIEIEHYLLRSDLEDVVAERERIRLARDIHDDVLQAFTAARLQLNAIARPLGGETRQGLDRISALLAEQQHRIRLILDPDLKRMAGQTHPDALDRCLRAAVSDVREQWDCEVRLKVTPGDAVIPSDLCQDLAFLLHESAANAVRHGSATCIEIEAERAHGSLSVNIRDNGSGFAGLFGSFRHEEIAARSPRPASILHRVESLGGRLTLETSERGSGLRIELSVR
- a CDS encoding response regulator transcription factor → MTDLQQRIVLADDHPLVLFGLIKMLETAPGLDIVARCEDGQGALEQIRAQRPELALIDVHLPKLDGLEVLAAVRKELLPTRIILLSASMSDHEIRSAVLGGAQGLVLKESAPETLLACLREVAEGRSWFQAGVVTLAFEREIDRLQQHLEMVKPLTPREAELTLLVGSQMSNKEIANRLSLAEGTVKIHLHNIYRKLEIRKRSKLVEFAITCSEPLSQLAALR